The Acidobacteriota bacterium genome includes a window with the following:
- a CDS encoding radical SAM protein has protein sequence MIFRKIRHRLGRYPAIRTLALRTLHRRAYREDVRRRLTPQRRLSYFILNILDHCNLGCAGCDHFAPLAERRCVPVEDIARDLARIAEILRGDVASIGVMGGEPLLHPRLEEILARTRRFLPETDIMLVTNGILLPKMGESFWRACRENDIVIVNTRYPINLDYGAIRQTAAAHGVRFRHYGRTDAVIKTSYRMALDLRGTQDPRQSFRNCFHANTYPLLAQGRLYACTVAPNVRHFNRRFGTGMRLEEGDWLDIHRPVTAAGILEFLSEPRPFCRYCRVSRRSYGHPWRRSSGDFHEWVEPPRRLFGFPRTGSDTAAGIRPRRNPDGACRKDSSRV, from the coding sequence ATGATCTTTCGCAAGATCCGACATCGTCTCGGCCGTTATCCCGCAATCCGGACTCTCGCCCTCCGGACCCTGCACCGGCGGGCTTATCGGGAAGACGTCAGGAGGCGGCTCACGCCGCAGCGCCGGCTGTCCTATTTCATCCTGAACATCCTGGACCACTGCAACCTGGGCTGCGCGGGGTGCGACCATTTTGCGCCCCTGGCGGAGAGGAGATGTGTGCCGGTCGAGGACATCGCCCGCGACCTGGCCCGCATCGCGGAGATTCTGCGCGGGGATGTCGCCAGCATAGGGGTTATGGGAGGCGAGCCGCTGCTGCACCCCCGGCTGGAGGAAATCCTGGCCCGGACAAGGCGGTTTTTGCCGGAAACGGACATCATGCTCGTCACCAACGGGATCCTGCTGCCGAAAATGGGGGAGTCGTTCTGGCGTGCCTGCCGCGAAAACGACATCGTCATCGTCAACACGAGATACCCCATAAACCTGGATTACGGGGCGATCCGGCAAACCGCGGCCGCTCACGGCGTCCGCTTCCGCCATTACGGCAGGACGGATGCCGTCATCAAGACCTCCTACCGGATGGCCCTCGATCTCCGCGGCACTCAGGACCCACGGCAGAGCTTCAGGAACTGCTTTCATGCCAATACCTACCCGCTGCTCGCGCAGGGGAGGCTCTACGCCTGTACCGTCGCTCCCAACGTGCGCCATTTCAACCGACGCTTTGGAACCGGCATGCGGCTCGAGGAAGGGGACTGGCTGGACATCCATCGCCCCGTAACCGCCGCGGGCATCCTGGAGTTCCTGAGCGAACCCAGGCCCTTCTGCCGCTATTGCCGGGTCTCCCGGCGGTCCTACGGCCACCCATGGCGCCGATCCTCGGGCGACTTCCATGAATGGGTCGAGCCCCCGCGAAGGCTCTTCGGGTTCCCGAGGACGGGCTCGGACACGGCCGCCGGCATCCGGCCTCGAAGAAACCCCGATGGAGCTTGTCGGAAAGACTCTTCCCGCGTCTGA
- a CDS encoding zinc ribbon domain-containing protein, producing MPVYEFECEECSHKFQEMIPVSDWEKKQKDGFSCPECGSRKVEEVLSANVQTSRKS from the coding sequence ATGCCCGTCTATGAATTCGAATGCGAAGAATGCAGCCACAAATTCCAGGAAATGATCCCCGTGAGCGATTGGGAGAAGAAACAGAAGGATGGATTCTCCTGCCCCGAATGCGGAAGCAGGAAGGTTGAAGAAGTGTTGTCCGCGAACGTGCAAACATCCAGAAAGTCATAA
- a CDS encoding RNA polymerase sigma factor, translating into MVKRTTAQSEPEIDFRRLRRRDKEEVGRWFDAYSDPVYGFIFYRVGRDADLAGDVAQETFVSALETIERFNPRRGEMFPWLTYIARNCIRKALRRRGRDEALPDFWNAVDHELARAIMGMGSHIFPEELLAQKEIAELVRMALTNLPLRYQTALRRCYFEELSLHEIAAMEGINQGAAKVLLHRAKLAFRAAFETISASIFKGQGEGKATP; encoded by the coding sequence ATGGTGAAAAGGACAACGGCCCAATCCGAACCGGAGATCGATTTCCGCAGGCTTCGCCGGCGGGACAAGGAAGAAGTCGGGCGCTGGTTTGACGCCTATTCCGATCCGGTCTACGGTTTCATCTTCTACCGCGTGGGACGGGATGCCGATCTGGCCGGTGACGTGGCCCAGGAAACCTTCGTTTCTGCGCTGGAAACCATTGAACGATTCAACCCGCGCCGGGGCGAGATGTTTCCCTGGCTGACGTACATTGCCCGGAACTGCATCCGAAAAGCCCTGCGCAGGCGGGGCAGGGACGAGGCCCTGCCTGATTTCTGGAATGCCGTGGATCATGAACTCGCCCGGGCGATTATGGGCATGGGCTCGCATATTTTCCCGGAAGAACTTCTGGCGCAAAAAGAGATTGCGGAACTGGTGCGCATGGCGTTGACCAACCTGCCTTTACGGTACCAGACGGCCTTGCGCAGATGCTACTTTGAGGAACTGTCGCTCCATGAGATAGCCGCTATGGAAGGGATCAACCAGGGCGCCGCGAAAGTTCTGCTTCACCGTGCAAAGCTGGCTTTTCGAGCCGCGTTTGAAACGATATCCGCTTCGATATTCAAAGGCCAGGGAGAAGGGAAGGCAACCCCATGA
- a CDS encoding DUF3857 domain-containing protein has translation MRFLTIPALLLFVNIFPVSAENVADGPWNGGPFAGTPQEILAAAGKIPIDENYEAQIFLEEKRFVLDESGRVDSTYRLIYRVDSAGAIPSWSRVSETWRPWYQDRPEIEARVITPDGSEYRLNPADLGEYNDAEDGPQVYGDEKTLKGPLPAVEVGAIVEEIHRIHDRESYFPAGVVGFFSFGASVPVRKSHVILDAPAAIPMKYVVHRLPGLEPARETKAGRIRLHFETGLLEPQDEDLDYAPADIARRPVLRFSTASSWNSIASSYSDIVDGRIRAGELRELSAEIAGDAADRDEKINRFLSFLKKNVRYTGVEFGDGSIVPSTPVETMERRFGDCKDKATALVALLREAGIESFVALLNTGPGNDTDPGLPGMGRFDHAIVHIPSNPELWIDPTDEYARLGELPDHDQGRLALVASHGTTALIRTPQSVPAQNVQSEQREVFLAIEGGGRIVETTTVSGSFERSYRRTFGRNTEKENREQLGRYLKNQFQAQSLGEIHLSDTEDLSIPMSLRIEGKDCAKLWTAQTAASVPILSGNLIGSLPDILKPDDSDARKPEKERKYPVLLQTPYVMEILYRIHPPPGYAVASVPENGKRFFGPAVMTQEYETSPDSVVTARLRFDTVKALYSTEEAAAVKSEIGRFYEETMPQAVFHHVGEAHLQAGRIPEALKEFQGLVERFPDTALYRTQVARAYLEAGLGSNARREARRAVELAPESLVAQRTLGIILAHDELGRKFMSGFEYQGAETALRKAREIDPKDFSARGELAILLEHDADGHRYGPGSRLDEAISEYTFLRSDLKIENLTTNLMVALLNRSRFAELRELWKEAPKNSYRNGLYLAATAVVNGTDEAVREGSRIADQAEAYREILGIAGNLLTARRYYPEAAELLSASARGASDSVARLSLANFIRDIQRHEPADLQPDDPEDVIRSFTLALLSGKNTAPEELHRLFPPFLTDSIDIDRFSGELEALREVFLRLMNQQDLSEDQVLDMMFSPNSISLEGNPETGYRARVKLFGLPAGNNASIHMYLFRSENGYRIVGLGRTTAVIGKLLLRWIEEDRKERVRQWLDWLTEDTYSANASDVLDRTPLEWIWTEAGKNNRERMRLAAASLMDDGTYGEFPVPVIQKGIRSNLGGDINTGLNIALANLGQSIKKPEILLKAAESLLKAHPRSMEAFGLKILALQHLKRFVDAERELSRRMERQPGEPVTASLYAEIPRWKGDFSEHRGRLASLIQSGRATAMEYNNLAWLDVMEGSTSADTLQNAQHAVTLTNHSDEASLHTLATVYAELGHVTQARDVLMALLKNRPSRELESPDWYIIGRIGELYGVPDAAIEAYEKVEPPAEGEGTDSSTYAIASRRLRALGKDPGK, from the coding sequence ATGCGATTTTTGACAATCCCGGCACTGTTGCTGTTTGTGAACATCTTTCCCGTATCGGCGGAAAATGTGGCCGACGGCCCATGGAACGGCGGGCCATTCGCCGGCACTCCCCAGGAAATCCTGGCGGCTGCCGGGAAAATACCGATCGACGAAAACTATGAGGCCCAGATCTTCCTGGAAGAGAAGCGGTTTGTTCTTGATGAATCCGGCCGCGTCGACAGCACCTACAGGCTGATATATCGCGTGGATTCCGCCGGAGCCATCCCCTCCTGGTCCCGCGTGAGCGAGACCTGGCGCCCCTGGTACCAGGATCGTCCGGAAATCGAGGCCCGGGTCATCACCCCCGACGGCTCCGAGTACCGGCTCAACCCGGCAGACCTCGGCGAATACAACGACGCCGAAGACGGACCTCAGGTTTACGGCGACGAAAAAACCCTGAAGGGCCCCCTTCCCGCCGTGGAGGTCGGGGCGATCGTCGAGGAGATTCACCGGATCCATGACAGGGAATCGTATTTCCCGGCAGGAGTCGTCGGCTTCTTTTCCTTCGGCGCCTCGGTCCCCGTCCGGAAATCGCATGTGATTCTCGACGCACCGGCCGCCATCCCGATGAAATATGTCGTGCACAGGCTGCCCGGGCTTGAACCGGCGCGGGAAACCAAGGCGGGCAGGATTCGGCTTCACTTTGAAACCGGCCTGCTGGAGCCCCAGGATGAAGACCTGGACTACGCTCCCGCCGACATCGCCCGGAGACCGGTTCTCCGTTTCTCAACGGCATCCTCGTGGAATTCGATCGCGTCCTCCTATTCCGATATTGTCGATGGCCGCATTCGTGCCGGAGAGCTTCGGGAGTTGTCGGCCGAAATCGCCGGCGATGCCGCAGACCGGGATGAGAAAATCAACCGTTTCCTCTCATTTCTCAAGAAGAACGTCCGCTATACGGGCGTCGAATTCGGCGACGGCAGTATCGTTCCGTCAACGCCCGTGGAAACCATGGAGCGGCGTTTCGGAGACTGCAAGGACAAGGCGACGGCGCTCGTTGCGCTGTTGAGGGAAGCGGGCATCGAATCCTTCGTGGCGCTGCTGAACACCGGTCCCGGCAACGATACGGACCCGGGGCTCCCCGGCATGGGTCGATTCGACCATGCCATCGTTCATATCCCCTCCAATCCGGAATTGTGGATCGATCCGACCGACGAGTACGCGCGCCTGGGTGAACTTCCGGACCACGATCAGGGCCGCCTGGCCCTTGTCGCTTCGCACGGGACAACCGCGCTGATCCGGACGCCTCAAAGCGTGCCGGCTCAAAATGTCCAGAGCGAGCAGCGCGAAGTATTCCTCGCCATCGAGGGAGGCGGACGCATCGTGGAAACGACGACCGTTTCCGGATCCTTTGAACGGAGCTACAGGAGAACTTTCGGCAGAAACACGGAAAAGGAAAACCGGGAACAGCTCGGGCGATACCTCAAAAACCAGTTTCAGGCGCAGTCCCTCGGAGAGATCCATCTATCGGACACGGAGGACCTGTCCATACCCATGTCGCTGCGGATTGAAGGAAAAGATTGCGCTAAATTATGGACCGCGCAAACGGCGGCATCGGTTCCCATTCTGTCAGGCAATCTGATCGGCAGCCTGCCGGACATTTTGAAGCCGGACGATTCCGACGCCAGGAAACCTGAAAAGGAGAGGAAGTATCCCGTTCTCTTGCAGACCCCCTACGTGATGGAAATCCTCTACCGGATTCATCCGCCCCCGGGATATGCGGTTGCGTCCGTTCCGGAAAACGGAAAACGCTTTTTCGGGCCGGCGGTGATGACGCAGGAATATGAAACCTCCCCGGACTCCGTTGTTACGGCGCGCCTGCGCTTCGACACCGTGAAGGCTCTCTACTCGACGGAAGAAGCCGCCGCCGTCAAATCCGAAATCGGCCGGTTCTACGAGGAAACGATGCCTCAGGCCGTTTTTCATCATGTGGGAGAAGCCCATCTGCAGGCGGGCCGTATTCCGGAGGCGCTCAAGGAGTTTCAGGGACTGGTGGAACGTTTTCCCGACACGGCGCTCTATCGCACCCAGGTCGCCCGCGCCTACCTTGAAGCCGGGCTTGGAAGCAACGCCCGGAGGGAGGCAAGGCGCGCCGTCGAACTGGCTCCGGAATCCCTCGTCGCGCAGAGAACTCTCGGGATAATCCTGGCGCATGACGAACTGGGCCGGAAATTCATGAGCGGCTTCGAGTATCAGGGAGCCGAAACAGCGCTCAGGAAGGCCAGGGAGATCGATCCGAAGGATTTCTCAGCGCGCGGAGAACTGGCAATCCTCCTGGAACACGATGCCGACGGCCATCGGTACGGTCCCGGTTCAAGACTTGACGAAGCGATATCCGAATACACTTTTCTGAGATCGGACCTGAAAATCGAGAATCTGACCACGAACCTCATGGTAGCGCTCCTCAACCGGTCCCGATTTGCCGAACTGCGCGAGCTCTGGAAAGAAGCGCCGAAAAATTCCTATCGGAACGGGCTGTACCTGGCCGCGACGGCCGTCGTCAATGGAACCGACGAGGCGGTCCGCGAAGGGTCGCGCATCGCCGACCAGGCGGAGGCCTATCGGGAGATTCTCGGGATCGCGGGGAATCTTCTCACCGCCAGGAGATATTACCCTGAAGCCGCCGAATTGCTTTCGGCAAGCGCCAGGGGCGCCTCCGATTCTGTTGCCCGCCTGTCCCTGGCAAATTTCATTCGCGATATCCAAAGGCACGAGCCTGCCGATCTCCAACCGGACGATCCCGAAGATGTGATACGCTCGTTTACCCTCGCGCTCCTGTCGGGCAAAAACACGGCGCCGGAAGAGCTGCACCGGCTGTTTCCGCCCTTTCTGACGGACTCGATCGATATCGACAGGTTTTCCGGAGAACTGGAAGCTCTTCGCGAAGTATTCCTCCGCTTGATGAACCAGCAGGATTTATCCGAGGACCAGGTTCTGGATATGATGTTCAGCCCCAACAGCATTTCCCTGGAAGGAAACCCGGAAACGGGCTATCGCGCCCGCGTGAAATTATTCGGGCTTCCTGCGGGCAACAATGCATCGATCCATATGTACCTGTTCCGGTCCGAAAACGGATATCGAATCGTCGGATTGGGCAGGACGACGGCGGTGATCGGCAAGCTGCTGCTCCGGTGGATTGAAGAGGATCGAAAGGAAAGGGTCCGGCAATGGCTGGACTGGCTGACCGAGGACACTTACAGCGCGAACGCCAGCGATGTACTGGACCGGACTCCGCTGGAGTGGATCTGGACCGAAGCGGGGAAAAACAACCGGGAAAGAATGCGCCTGGCGGCCGCCAGTCTCATGGACGACGGGACCTACGGGGAATTTCCGGTCCCGGTCATACAAAAAGGAATCCGTTCCAACCTGGGAGGCGACATCAACACGGGGCTGAATATTGCCCTGGCGAACCTGGGACAGTCGATAAAAAAACCCGAGATCCTTTTGAAAGCCGCTGAAAGCCTCCTGAAAGCCCATCCCCGTTCCATGGAAGCATTCGGGCTTAAGATATTGGCCCTGCAGCATTTAAAACGCTTTGTGGATGCGGAACGGGAACTCTCGCGCCGCATGGAGCGCCAACCCGGAGAGCCGGTGACCGCCAGCCTGTATGCGGAAATACCACGCTGGAAGGGTGATTTTTCCGAACATCGAGGGCGCCTCGCCAGCCTGATCCAGTCAGGCCGGGCGACCGCCATGGAATACAACAACCTGGCATGGCTCGATGTCATGGAAGGAAGCACCTCGGCCGATACCCTCCAAAACGCCCAGCACGCGGTCACCCTGACGAATCATTCGGATGAGGCGTCCCTGCATACGCTGGCCACCGTCTATGCAGAATTGGGACACGTGACCCAGGCGCGCGATGTCCTCATGGCCCTTCTGAAGAACAGACCCAGCAGGGAGCTCGAATCCCCGGACTGGTACATTATAGGCCGGATCGGCGAACTGTACGGCGTGCCGGACGCCGCGATCGAAGCCTACGAGAAAGTGGAACCGCCCGCTGAAGGGGAAGGAACGGATTCGTCCACTTACGCCATTGCATCCCGAAGGCTGCGGGCACTGGGGAAAGATCCCGGAAAGTAA
- a CDS encoding long-chain fatty acid--CoA ligase: MNIADEFRNAALYCPGKKALIFEDRSYTYADMERFISATAGRLRNLGVEKGDRIAIYMPNRPEWIVFYYGIARIGAVSVCVPAAYKKEEMKGVVVDSRSSVIVTCRSLLRHLPSREEIPLVRDTIIVEEDAFVRRLLHGNGQPPALTGAVTTGPAISGDDTAAILYTGGTTGIPKGAMLTHRNLLYSAQNVSFHERMTPSDIGTCFLPLNHVFAQCHIMHTFFGGCGTLVLFPGFDMDGIVAAVRRHRVTRFYAVPTIFIRFLNSPESKKHLESLRYVFSGGTSLPAEIVRRWVDMFGIPIHEAYGMTETASIVTFNHLFRHKIGSIGMPAGIIELKVVDADDKEMKTGERGEIIIRGPNIMKGYYEQPEETARAMRNGWLHSGDVGVFDEEGYLYIVDRIKDIVITGGENVYPKEVEDLLHQHEAVNECGVVGMPHAEYGEAVTAFVTMKPGKNVDEKTLLAFCRERMASYKVPKAIRFVTDLPKTPQGKILRRELRKF; encoded by the coding sequence ATGAACATCGCCGACGAGTTCAGGAACGCGGCCCTTTACTGCCCCGGGAAAAAGGCTCTCATCTTCGAGGATCGCAGCTATACGTACGCCGACATGGAACGGTTCATCTCTGCAACAGCGGGCCGCCTGCGGAATCTCGGCGTCGAAAAAGGCGACCGGATAGCCATCTACATGCCCAACCGGCCCGAGTGGATCGTGTTCTACTACGGGATCGCCCGGATCGGCGCTGTTTCCGTCTGCGTGCCCGCGGCCTACAAAAAGGAAGAGATGAAAGGGGTGGTCGTGGATTCACGCTCTTCCGTCATCGTGACCTGCCGCTCGCTGCTCCGGCACCTGCCGTCACGGGAAGAGATTCCGCTTGTCCGCGACACCATCATCGTCGAAGAAGATGCATTTGTCCGGAGACTGCTCCACGGGAACGGGCAGCCGCCCGCCCTGACCGGCGCCGTAACAACCGGCCCAGCCATATCAGGCGACGATACGGCCGCCATCCTGTACACCGGGGGGACGACGGGAATTCCCAAAGGCGCCATGCTGACGCACCGTAACCTCCTCTACAGCGCGCAGAATGTATCCTTTCACGAAAGGATGACGCCTTCCGATATCGGGACCTGTTTCCTTCCCCTGAACCATGTCTTCGCCCAGTGCCATATCATGCACACCTTCTTCGGCGGCTGCGGGACCCTCGTTCTTTTTCCGGGCTTCGACATGGACGGGATCGTGGCGGCCGTCAGGCGGCACCGCGTGACCCGTTTCTACGCGGTTCCCACCATATTCATCCGCTTCCTCAACTCCCCTGAGAGCAAAAAGCATCTGGAGAGTCTGCGCTACGTCTTCTCCGGCGGCACCAGCCTTCCCGCCGAAATCGTCCGTCGATGGGTGGACATGTTCGGCATCCCCATTCACGAGGCGTATGGGATGACGGAAACCGCTTCGATCGTGACCTTCAACCATCTATTCCGTCACAAAATCGGCTCCATAGGCATGCCGGCGGGCATCATCGAACTGAAGGTCGTGGACGCGGACGACAAAGAAATGAAAACGGGGGAGCGGGGAGAGATCATCATCCGCGGCCCCAATATCATGAAAGGGTATTACGAACAGCCAGAGGAAACCGCGCGCGCCATGCGCAACGGCTGGCTTCATTCCGGCGATGTCGGGGTCTTTGACGAAGAGGGGTATCTGTATATCGTCGACCGCATCAAGGATATCGTCATAACCGGCGGCGAAAACGTCTACCCCAAGGAAGTGGAAGATCTGCTGCACCAGCATGAGGCCGTCAACGAATGCGGAGTTGTCGGCATGCCGCACGCCGAGTACGGAGAAGCTGTGACCGCCTTCGTGACGATGAAACCGGGCAAGAACGTGGACGAAAAGACGCTGCTGGCTTTTTGCCGGGAACGCATGGCGTCCTACAAGGTGCCCAAGGCGATACGTTTTGTCACGGACCTGCCGAAAACGCCTCAAGGCAAAATCCTGCGCCGGGAACTGAGAAAATTCTGA
- a CDS encoding DNA-binding protein: MKTMEGKLGRVFVVRLEQDDPIPGCLEDFAAEKKIRFGQVVFIGGIYRGNIVAGPRVTADPEPDPIVLPVSEAHETMAAGLIAPDENGRPVLHMHGALGRAGQTTAGCFQRGLSVWLVGEAVIHEILSEADAARATDKTAKLTLLEIRD, encoded by the coding sequence ATGAAAACGATGGAAGGGAAACTGGGAAGAGTCTTTGTGGTGCGTCTGGAACAGGATGATCCGATACCCGGGTGCCTGGAGGATTTCGCCGCTGAAAAGAAGATACGATTCGGCCAGGTGGTGTTCATCGGCGGGATCTACCGGGGGAATATCGTGGCGGGCCCGCGGGTCACGGCCGATCCCGAGCCGGATCCGATTGTGCTTCCAGTGAGCGAGGCCCACGAAACGATGGCGGCGGGCCTCATCGCGCCTGATGAAAACGGGCGTCCGGTATTGCACATGCACGGCGCTCTCGGACGGGCGGGACAGACGACGGCCGGCTGTTTCCAGCGGGGTCTGTCCGTCTGGCTTGTCGGCGAAGCGGTCATCCATGAAATCCTCAGTGAAGCCGATGCCGCAAGGGCTACGGACAAGACGGCGAAGCTCACCCTGCTCGAAATCAGGGACTGA
- a CDS encoding ABC transporter ATP-binding protein has product MELAIETRGLTRFFDQFCAVDGIHIRVEPGTFYGFLGPNGAGKSTTIKMLTGLLAASGGEAFVLGKNMFDVREALEAKRRIGVVPEDLALFENLTAREHLTFIGRMHLMPVGLIRSRTDELLHLLGLEDAGQKLTLEYSHGMKKKLAMAAALLPNPDLLFLDEPFEGVDAVTSRTIRDILKDYIRRGSTVFLTSHVLDVVEKLCTHVGIIANGRLVEQAELDTLRRGSSLEERFLQRVGVDEEATHKLSWLHEETP; this is encoded by the coding sequence ATGGAACTCGCCATCGAAACCAGGGGGTTGACCCGGTTTTTCGATCAGTTCTGCGCCGTTGACGGCATTCATATCCGGGTGGAACCGGGCACGTTCTACGGATTTCTCGGTCCAAACGGGGCGGGGAAATCCACTACCATCAAAATGCTGACGGGCCTGCTGGCGGCCTCGGGCGGCGAGGCGTTTGTCCTGGGCAAAAACATGTTCGATGTCCGGGAAGCGCTCGAGGCCAAGAGGCGGATCGGGGTGGTGCCCGAGGATCTGGCCCTGTTCGAGAACCTGACCGCGCGGGAACACCTGACCTTCATCGGGCGCATGCACCTGATGCCGGTCGGCCTGATCCGTTCGCGCACGGATGAGCTTCTCCATTTGCTGGGACTCGAGGATGCCGGGCAGAAGCTCACGCTCGAGTATTCGCACGGCATGAAGAAGAAGCTCGCGATGGCGGCTGCGCTCCTTCCCAACCCCGACCTGCTCTTCCTGGACGAACCGTTCGAGGGGGTGGACGCGGTCACTTCCCGCACGATCCGGGATATCCTGAAGGACTATATCCGGCGCGGTTCCACGGTATTCCTGACCTCCCATGTGCTGGATGTCGTTGAGAAGCTCTGCACGCACGTGGGCATCATAGCCAACGGCAGGCTGGTCGAACAGGCGGAACTCGACACCCTGCGCCGGGGAAGCTCCCTGGAGGAGCGCTTCCTGCAAAGGGTCGGGGTCGATGAAGAAGCGACTCACAAGCTTTCCTGGCTGCACGAGGAAACACCGTGA